From the Hevea brasiliensis isolate MT/VB/25A 57/8 chromosome 15, ASM3005281v1, whole genome shotgun sequence genome, one window contains:
- the LOC110645450 gene encoding uncharacterized protein LOC110645450, producing MTTQLSNILTGILDNNRLTGPNFLNWLRNLKIFLNLERIGYVLDFKVHDPLLEGAIPKERDTLDRWKEHDMRAMCYMLAFMTNELQKQHKKMQSASKILDHLNCPKYLAFLKSKKDKPLEGTSSNESLDAQDVRLRIGNEATVAALAIGSKSFLRVIPDILAI from the exons ATGACAACACAACTATCCAACATTCTTACTGGTATACTTGATAATAATAGGCTAACTGGGCCTAATTTCCTGAATTGGTTGAGAAATCTAaagattttcttgaatttggAGCGTATAGGATACGTTCTAGATTTTAAAGTTCATGATCCTTTACTAGAAGGGGCTATACCAAAGGAACGTGACACTTTAGATAGGTGGAAAGAGCATGACATGCGAGCCATGTGTTACATGTTAGCttttatgactaatgagttacaaaagcaacataaGAAGATGCAATCTGCATCTAAAATCTTAGATCACCT gaactgcccaaagtattTGGCGTTTCTAAAGAGCAAGAAGGATAAGCCTTTAGAAG gaacatCAAGCAATGAAAGCTTGGATGCAcaggatgttagactccggattggcaatgaaGCAACTGTTGCAGCATTAGCCATAGGGTCTAAATCATT